A genomic window from Candidatus Kouleothrix ribensis includes:
- a CDS encoding HD domain-containing protein, which yields MALAEGYPLLEIVEAAALLHDIGLSQQPGPHHAAVGAVMANQFLVQQAYFLPDQIAEIVAAIRDHSSLSGTGRLFEILQDADGLELFGAIGLLRGIASKGYMADYEPGNIRGSTWALTADAFSERFRAGIGVGSYILDQLNFQISCYENLHTQTAKQIAAPLVAYIRSFILQLEAEVVS from the coding sequence ATTGCGCTTGCCGAAGGCTATCCGCTCCTCGAGATCGTGGAAGCGGCTGCGTTGCTGCACGATATCGGGTTGTCACAACAGCCCGGCCCGCACCATGCCGCCGTTGGTGCTGTGATGGCCAACCAGTTCTTGGTTCAGCAAGCATATTTCTTACCTGACCAGATTGCTGAAATTGTCGCAGCGATACGCGATCATAGCTCGCTCTCGGGTACAGGACGCTTATTCGAAATTCTCCAAGACGCCGATGGATTAGAGTTGTTTGGTGCGATAGGACTGCTGCGTGGGATTGCATCGAAAGGATATATGGCCGATTATGAGCCAGGAAATATCCGTGGAAGTACGTGGGCGTTGACCGCAGATGCGTTTAGCGAACGATTTCGGGCCGGTATCGGTGTGGGATCATACATCCTTGATCAACTCAACTTCCAGATAAGTTGCTATGAAAACCTGCACACCCAAACAGCGAAGCAAATAGCTGCGCCATTGGTTGCATACATTCGGTCATTCATCCTTCAGCTTGAAGCTGAGGTCGTATCCTGA
- a CDS encoding tetratricopeptide repeat protein — MPPTTPSAGSNSPLTLETLQSLLAHHALDQLPAVERYLATLPWGDQVLCLGRALADYEDQRGWRSRATAHYAALLEQGKRDPLTFAILHYDLAELSHRWGDYDAMAQHLAMARRALAVLNDWPIKARDLRLAALLACERGDSTAAQDTAHQAVALATRHAHWPEQAAALVVLSYALVHAGQFAQAADCTGTVLKGDQSALPLKLRVGAIADYGFAIRRVQDDQTALPYYEQALEIHLQRRDPLELRIACANLGELYRKLGRFDDAEASINTGITALQQAGAIEYGSVLFNALGNIKANRDDHAAAVEIYQQALAAAQRQDNRQQLAVTANNLADTYLQLGKILESVTWRFCSGALAFDLGNRTEGERRIARVKQFVEHAYLNHKRALYTMIAKHTSELALPVQAIRALALECGLNPDDAERHPKVLTNLGLYFPLLDEQEMHSPQIDLLARSATLRRAARALPVTGADPLLRELAQVLDGEEILVLHPGLCQGYRVRISGIATNFQLHTLLAGAIMVDPAEEWQPGRRPDPRVVAAARDQPVDPAADTVHAAFGMASWQALQADGTLDGDFDTSAHMIANEGIPADIPLFGRQRILLLGPASYPRAWNAGRRFPKMRADLRVLEILSPEAVQLWLTRIIRAAV; from the coding sequence ATGCCGCCAACCACTCCGTCAGCTGGAAGTAACAGTCCGCTCACGCTAGAGACACTTCAATCCCTGCTCGCCCACCATGCGCTCGATCAATTGCCCGCCGTCGAGCGCTATCTTGCGACGCTGCCCTGGGGTGATCAAGTACTGTGCTTGGGCCGCGCCCTTGCCGATTATGAAGATCAGCGCGGCTGGCGTTCGCGCGCTACGGCGCACTATGCTGCGTTGCTAGAGCAGGGAAAACGCGACCCCTTGACGTTTGCCATCCTCCACTACGACTTAGCCGAGTTGTCGCACCGCTGGGGCGACTATGATGCGATGGCACAGCACCTCGCGATGGCGCGGCGGGCACTGGCGGTACTCAACGATTGGCCCATCAAAGCGCGCGATCTGCGCCTCGCTGCTCTGCTGGCCTGCGAGCGTGGTGATAGCACTGCGGCGCAGGACACCGCGCATCAAGCAGTCGCGCTCGCAACCCGCCACGCCCACTGGCCGGAACAGGCGGCAGCACTGGTGGTTCTGAGCTACGCCCTGGTTCACGCCGGACAATTCGCGCAGGCTGCCGACTGCACTGGAACCGTGCTCAAAGGCGATCAATCGGCCTTACCCCTCAAGTTGCGCGTCGGGGCGATCGCGGATTATGGCTTCGCTATACGCCGTGTGCAGGACGATCAGACTGCCCTACCTTATTATGAACAAGCACTTGAAATTCACCTGCAGCGGCGCGACCCCCTTGAACTGCGGATTGCCTGCGCTAACCTGGGTGAGTTATATCGAAAGCTCGGGCGCTTCGACGATGCCGAAGCAAGTATCAATACGGGTATAACTGCATTGCAACAGGCAGGGGCGATTGAGTACGGGAGCGTGCTGTTCAACGCTCTGGGAAACATCAAAGCCAACCGTGACGATCACGCCGCTGCCGTCGAAATCTACCAACAAGCGCTAGCTGCAGCACAGCGTCAAGATAACCGACAGCAGCTAGCCGTCACTGCGAATAACCTCGCTGACACGTATTTGCAGTTGGGAAAAATCTTGGAGAGCGTTACATGGCGCTTTTGCAGTGGCGCACTTGCATTCGACCTAGGCAATCGCACTGAGGGAGAGCGCCGCATTGCCCGCGTCAAGCAGTTTGTGGAGCATGCCTATCTGAACCACAAGCGTGCGCTGTACACAATGATCGCTAAACATACGAGCGAGCTGGCTTTGCCTGTGCAAGCGATCCGCGCACTGGCGCTGGAATGCGGCCTCAATCCTGATGATGCGGAACGGCACCCCAAAGTCCTAACGAACCTGGGGCTGTATTTTCCGCTGCTGGACGAGCAGGAGATGCACTCACCCCAGATCGACCTGCTTGCGCGCTCGGCCACGCTGCGGCGAGCTGCACGAGCGCTGCCGGTCACTGGAGCTGACCCTTTACTGCGCGAACTGGCACAGGTGCTTGATGGCGAGGAGATTCTGGTTCTGCATCCGGGCTTGTGCCAAGGTTACCGCGTGCGCATCAGCGGCATCGCGACTAACTTCCAGCTCCACACGCTGCTGGCTGGTGCCATTATGGTTGACCCAGCCGAAGAATGGCAGCCGGGTCGTCGGCCCGATCCGCGGGTGGTAGCGGCGGCGCGCGACCAGCCAGTTGACCCGGCGGCTGACACAGTTCATGCTGCGTTCGGGATGGCAAGCTGGCAGGCATTGCAGGCTGATGGTACGTTGGACGGCGATTTTGACACCTCAGCACACATGATTGCGAACGAGGGTATTCCTGCCGACATTCCGTTATTCGGTCGCCAGCGTATCCTGTTGCTCGGTCCGGCATCGTATCCACGCGCCTGGAATGCCGGCCGACGGTTTCCGAAGATGCGTGCTGATCTTCGCGTTCTGGAGATACTCTCGCCGGAGGCCGTTCAACTTTGGCTCACGCGTATCATCCGCGCGGCGGTCTAA
- a CDS encoding DUF402 domain-containing protein yields MSRAEEKAVQRLVEIRSFKWPYRPNGMALTRFIGEDLFGRWLGITRGDPWWSANRSHTGVFNHSFVKLVPKDTFWTACFNSSDPIVDVDIVLPVQWFGHVVEEVDLELDILRSTTGQVIVRDQDTFEHVRTKSHRSLISERGSENLPHLIDK; encoded by the coding sequence ATGTCTCGTGCTGAGGAGAAAGCTGTCCAGCGTCTTGTCGAGATCCGCAGTTTCAAGTGGCCATACCGTCCAAACGGAATGGCTTTGACGCGTTTCATCGGCGAGGATCTGTTTGGCCGCTGGCTCGGCATCACACGTGGTGATCCCTGGTGGAGTGCCAACCGCTCACATACCGGTGTCTTCAATCACTCGTTCGTGAAATTGGTTCCCAAAGACACCTTTTGGACAGCTTGTTTCAATTCTTCCGATCCAATCGTTGATGTCGATATCGTGCTCCCAGTGCAGTGGTTCGGGCACGTTGTTGAAGAAGTTGACTTGGAGTTGGATATTCTCCGCTCAACTACAGGTCAGGTTATTGTGCGCGATCAAGACACATTTGAGCACGTACGAACTAAATCTCACCGTTCGCTTATTTCGGAAAGGGGTTCAGAAAATTTGCCCCATTTGATCGATAAATAA
- a CDS encoding ATP-binding protein, translated as MPDLLFIQMSGAPGAGKTTLAHAIAPQIGAVIIDHDVTKSALLEANVPASIAGAASYSLLNALARDLLLQGLSVIFDSPCFYVELLEHGQRLAQEIGATYCYVECRVVDLDELDRRLQNRPRLPSQLAGVRLQPTDGSGKAHVDDEVFRDWITNMKRPIDGYLVVDTTRPLEECLDAALAYIRSSSKVV; from the coding sequence ATGCCTGACTTGCTCTTTATCCAGATGTCTGGGGCACCAGGCGCAGGGAAAACCACACTTGCACATGCAATCGCACCTCAGATCGGAGCGGTCATCATCGATCATGATGTCACCAAGAGTGCCCTGCTCGAAGCAAATGTACCAGCCTCTATCGCTGGCGCGGCCTCCTATTCTCTGTTGAACGCGCTCGCTCGCGATCTGCTGCTGCAAGGATTGAGTGTAATCTTCGATAGTCCGTGTTTCTATGTCGAGTTGCTGGAGCATGGACAACGGCTGGCGCAGGAGATTGGCGCCACATATTGTTATGTTGAATGTCGGGTTGTAGATCTTGATGAACTCGACCGCCGATTACAGAACCGCCCAAGATTGCCAAGTCAACTAGCGGGGGTGCGCCTCCAGCCTACCGATGGCTCAGGCAAAGCACATGTAGATGACGAGGTCTTCCGCGACTGGATCACGAATATGAAGCGCCCGATTGATGGCTATCTCGTCGTTGACACTACGCGACCACTCGAAGAGTGTCTTGATGCAGCTCTGGCCTACATTAGGAGTAGCAGTAAAGTAGTATGA
- a CDS encoding phosphotransferase, with protein sequence MQHRDLATQFIETVYHRRIVQIEALPPFFSWRGLYRVHDTQGAVWILRLLHMPSDVKIVIQTANLLQWLEHHHYPAPRLVLTHDHKLVGFLNGWVSLLLSYIDGVVFDVHSGDFARLGFTLAQLHTLPLAHVDRFPRSRCDPAWLQTQAAQQLATDNEQIDPCFQPLLRTLRDSLSPFASQNTPRCLTHGDCWYKNAIQTRDGTVVLIDWDCGGVGLPILDVGYLLLTAHYDLTRPFQITADAQKIHAILHGYQRVRRIRKTEWAQMQSAIQFILAFQVGEHIAEQQSIASDDLFLQKVQSRLAASIEIAQIAQQAIV encoded by the coding sequence ATGCAACACCGTGACCTTGCCACGCAGTTTATCGAAACAGTCTACCACCGTCGCATTGTTCAGATTGAAGCACTACCCCCGTTCTTCTCTTGGCGTGGCCTCTACCGCGTCCACGATACCCAAGGCGCGGTTTGGATTCTCCGCCTGCTCCATATGCCATCTGACGTCAAAATCGTCATACAGACCGCCAACCTGTTGCAGTGGCTCGAACACCACCACTATCCTGCACCGCGCCTTGTACTGACTCATGATCACAAGTTAGTTGGCTTTCTGAATGGATGGGTAAGTCTCCTGCTTTCCTATATCGACGGCGTAGTATTTGACGTGCATTCGGGCGATTTCGCCCGCCTTGGCTTTACGTTAGCGCAACTTCACACACTACCGCTCGCACATGTCGACCGCTTCCCGCGTTCCCGATGCGATCCTGCATGGCTTCAGACCCAAGCAGCACAGCAACTCGCCACCGACAACGAGCAGATAGATCCCTGTTTTCAACCATTACTCAGAACATTACGCGATTCGTTGAGCCCGTTCGCTTCGCAGAATACTCCCCGCTGTCTCACCCACGGGGACTGCTGGTACAAAAATGCCATTCAAACGCGTGATGGCACCGTGGTCTTGATTGATTGGGATTGCGGAGGGGTTGGCTTACCCATTCTTGATGTGGGATACCTGCTTTTGACCGCACATTATGACCTCACTCGACCATTCCAGATCACTGCCGATGCACAGAAAATACACGCAATCCTACACGGCTATCAGCGCGTACGGCGGATCAGGAAGACTGAATGGGCGCAGATGCAGAGCGCGATCCAGTTTATCCTTGCCTTTCAGGTTGGCGAACATATAGCAGAACAACAGTCGATTGCCAGCGATGATCTCTTTCTTCAAAAGGTACAATCGCGCTTGGCAGCCAGTATTGAAATCGCGCAGATCGCACAGCAAGCGATCGTATAA
- a CDS encoding DUF1963 domain-containing protein — protein sequence MRTTTEDVIQRLQSWRERWKRPAWKPITQDNESPITASKFAGTPWLAPNESWPICPQCHIAMPLFLQLNLVHLPGALATIFGTGLLQLFYCKHCDDAWAPFAQTSLVRIVQPIGTSAAPMPPAGSFSAKTIIDWQAFDDFPHPQDHSQLGLDYTYDFGTPLRTTVNYPELDLAIEVINDEELAERISSASSGDKLAGWLLWIQGAEYPFCPRCEQQMHLVFQLDSEDHLPFMFGDVGTGHITQCPKHKDIVAFGWACS from the coding sequence ATGCGTACGACAACCGAAGATGTTATTCAGCGTCTCCAGTCCTGGCGCGAGCGATGGAAGCGTCCGGCCTGGAAGCCCATTACACAGGATAATGAAAGCCCTATTACAGCCTCAAAGTTTGCCGGCACACCCTGGCTAGCTCCAAATGAATCCTGGCCGATTTGTCCCCAATGCCATATCGCCATGCCTCTCTTTCTCCAACTCAATTTGGTTCACCTCCCTGGAGCACTCGCCACGATATTTGGCACTGGTCTACTCCAATTGTTTTATTGTAAGCACTGTGATGATGCATGGGCACCTTTTGCTCAAACAAGTCTGGTTCGAATCGTGCAGCCGATCGGCACTAGCGCAGCTCCCATGCCGCCAGCTGGATCTTTCTCGGCCAAGACGATCATCGATTGGCAAGCGTTCGACGATTTCCCCCATCCGCAAGACCATTCCCAGTTGGGTCTGGACTATACGTATGATTTTGGCACGCCACTGCGCACGACAGTCAACTATCCAGAGCTTGATCTTGCCATCGAGGTGATCAACGACGAGGAGCTTGCGGAGCGGATTAGTAGCGCCAGTTCAGGAGATAAATTGGCTGGCTGGCTGTTGTGGATTCAAGGTGCCGAGTATCCTTTCTGTCCCCGCTGTGAGCAGCAAATGCATTTGGTGTTCCAACTCGACTCAGAGGATCATCTGCCATTTATGTTTGGCGATGTCGGCACCGGACACATTACCCAATGTCCAAAGCATAAAGACATCGTCGCATTCGGCTGGGCATGCAGTTGA
- a CDS encoding IS5 family transposase has translation MFWRLHAGAAWPDIPERYGNWKTIYDRYVSWRRNGIWDRILKVLQTKLDAHGAIDWEQWSLDGTIVRAHRVAAGAEKSGPDGEVEPGNHALGRSVGGFSTKIHLLSDGNGIPLDACLTPGQTHESTQVETIMEHVAIERASGRVRRRPCRLAADRAYDAQRIRHFLRLRGIKPIIPPKQHKGKRKRGRPIGYDREQYRRRSGIEQCVGWLKECRAVATRYEKLALNYLGLIKLAFIERYLRLLTRAVVPT, from the coding sequence ATTTTCTGGCGACTGCATGCCGGCGCCGCCTGGCCCGACATTCCTGAGCGCTACGGCAACTGGAAGACGATCTATGACCGCTACGTTTCCTGGCGACGCAACGGCATTTGGGATCGCATCCTCAAGGTGCTCCAAACCAAACTGGATGCACATGGTGCAATCGACTGGGAGCAGTGGTCACTGGATGGCACAATCGTCCGTGCGCATCGTGTCGCTGCTGGCGCCGAAAAGAGTGGGCCAGACGGTGAGGTCGAACCCGGCAACCACGCGCTTGGCCGCTCGGTGGGCGGCTTTAGCACCAAAATCCATCTGCTCAGCGATGGCAACGGCATCCCGCTCGATGCCTGTCTCACGCCTGGACAGACCCACGAATCGACCCAGGTCGAAACGATTATGGAGCACGTTGCCATTGAGCGTGCAAGCGGCCGAGTGCGGCGACGGCCTTGTCGCTTGGCAGCCGACCGAGCTTATGATGCCCAGCGCATCCGCCATTTCTTGCGGTTGCGCGGGATCAAGCCGATCATTCCGCCTAAACAGCACAAGGGAAAACGCAAGCGTGGGCGCCCAATCGGCTATGACCGTGAACAGTATCGCCGGCGCAGCGGCATCGAACAGTGCGTAGGGTGGCTGAAAGAGTGTCGCGCGGTCGCGACACGCTACGAGAAATTGGCGCTCAACTATCTCGGGTTGATCAAGTTGGCGTTCATCGAACGGTATCTTCGCCTCCTGACACGTGCCGTCGTGCCGACATAA